In Isoptericola jiangsuensis, the following proteins share a genomic window:
- a CDS encoding cytochrome b/b6 domain-containing protein, producing MTRVVRRGLPRVPGGEPWPPATTVTGRPEASSDEPDDPAAAPVTDQVAVAATVGAIALRRGLPRVAGGEPWPPAGLAPARVVPPATEPVAAPGPESGVEPVAGADLTAAASAPTVVEPAGGASAPTDPESAPIAPTDAGAPRQDRPAVPALPAWVLRTVRPAATALAVLVVAVILARWLVGLAPVRDFLATYDGTAPMPADAPVGIPAWLAWQHFFNLFLLVLVVRTGLQVRRERQPAAYWAPRSDPSAKIGLSSWTHQSLDVLWVANGVVYVVLLFATGQWVRIVPTSWSVVPEAASAALQYLALDWPTENGWIHYNGLQQLTYFVTVFVAAPLAVATGVRMSRYWRSTATLDRVLPVHVARRVHFPVMVYFVAFVVTHVGLVLATGALRNLNHMFAGRDDTGWVGLGVFALAVVVVVGAAAALRPVLVAPVARRLGTVTSR from the coding sequence GTGACCAGGGTCGTGCGGCGCGGTCTCCCGCGCGTCCCCGGTGGCGAGCCCTGGCCGCCCGCCACCACCGTGACCGGCAGACCTGAGGCGTCGTCGGACGAGCCCGACGACCCGGCCGCCGCGCCCGTGACGGACCAGGTCGCGGTCGCGGCGACGGTCGGCGCGATCGCGCTGCGGCGGGGTCTGCCGCGCGTGGCCGGCGGCGAGCCCTGGCCGCCCGCCGGCCTCGCACCCGCCCGCGTCGTCCCGCCGGCGACCGAGCCCGTCGCCGCCCCGGGCCCCGAGAGCGGCGTCGAGCCCGTGGCCGGAGCGGACCTGACCGCCGCGGCGTCCGCACCGACCGTCGTCGAACCCGCCGGGGGCGCCTCCGCCCCGACGGATCCCGAGAGCGCGCCGATCGCGCCGACCGACGCGGGCGCCCCCCGGCAGGACCGGCCCGCCGTGCCGGCGCTGCCCGCCTGGGTCCTGCGCACCGTCCGGCCCGCCGCCACGGCGCTCGCGGTCCTCGTCGTCGCCGTGATCCTGGCCCGATGGCTCGTCGGCCTCGCGCCCGTGCGGGACTTCCTCGCGACCTACGACGGCACCGCGCCGATGCCGGCCGACGCCCCCGTCGGCATCCCCGCCTGGCTCGCCTGGCAGCACTTCTTCAACCTGTTCCTCCTCGTCCTCGTGGTCCGCACGGGCCTCCAGGTGCGTCGGGAACGGCAGCCTGCGGCCTACTGGGCACCCCGGTCCGACCCGTCCGCCAAGATCGGGCTGTCGTCGTGGACCCACCAGAGCCTCGACGTCCTCTGGGTCGCCAACGGCGTGGTCTACGTCGTCCTGCTGTTCGCCACCGGGCAGTGGGTGCGCATCGTCCCCACGAGCTGGTCGGTCGTCCCCGAGGCGGCGTCCGCCGCGCTGCAATACCTGGCCCTCGACTGGCCCACCGAGAACGGCTGGATCCACTACAACGGCCTCCAGCAGCTCACCTACTTCGTCACCGTGTTCGTCGCCGCGCCCCTCGCCGTCGCGACCGGCGTCCGCATGAGCCGGTACTGGCGGTCCACGGCCACGCTCGACCGCGTGCTGCCCGTCCACGTCGCCCGCCGGGTCCACTTCCCGGTGATGGTCTACTTCGTCGCGTTCGTCGTCACCCACGTCGGCCTCGTCCTCGCCACCGGCGCCCTGCGCAACCTCAACCACATGTTCGCCGGCCGCGACGACACCGGCTGGGTCGGCCTCGGCGTCTTCGCCCTGGCCGTCGTCGTGGTCGTCGGCGCCGCCGCCGCCCTGCGACCCGTCCTCGTCGCACCCGTGGCGCGACGCCTCGGGACGGTCACCAGCAGATAG
- a CDS encoding electron transfer flavoprotein subunit alpha/FixB family protein, producing MNDTHEPVLVLLDRDPDGALASSSAGLLAAAAGIGVPVALLVGDGAAEQADRAAALGARRVLLAPTASDALGVPHVDALAAAAEHVRPAAVLLPHSVDGRETAARYAVRTRSALAVDAVGVARDAEGVVAHHAAYGGSYRVESAATFGALVVTLRPGAVDTRADAVPDARVEKIDVVASGLPAATVLAVEPVVEESSGPDLRSAATVVAGGRGLGSAEGFALVGRLADALEAAVGATRDAVDLGYVPASHQIGQTGAVVSPRLYVALGISGAVQHLSGMQTSSTIVAVNTDEDAKIFEIADFGVVGDVFDVVPQLIEALAERKDA from the coding sequence ATGAACGACACCCACGAGCCCGTCCTCGTCCTCCTCGACCGCGACCCCGACGGCGCCCTCGCGTCGTCGAGCGCGGGCCTCCTCGCCGCGGCCGCCGGCATCGGCGTCCCCGTCGCGCTCCTCGTGGGGGACGGCGCCGCCGAGCAGGCCGACCGTGCCGCCGCGCTCGGCGCGCGACGCGTCCTGCTCGCCCCCACCGCCTCGGACGCCCTGGGCGTGCCCCACGTCGACGCCCTCGCCGCCGCCGCCGAGCACGTCCGCCCCGCCGCCGTCCTGCTCCCGCACTCCGTCGACGGCCGCGAGACCGCCGCCCGGTACGCCGTGCGCACCCGCTCCGCGCTCGCCGTCGACGCCGTGGGCGTCGCCCGGGACGCCGAGGGCGTCGTCGCGCACCACGCCGCCTACGGCGGCAGCTACCGCGTCGAGTCCGCCGCGACATTCGGTGCGCTCGTCGTGACCCTGCGTCCGGGCGCCGTCGACACTCGCGCCGACGCCGTCCCCGACGCGCGCGTCGAGAAGATCGACGTCGTCGCCTCCGGGCTGCCCGCCGCCACCGTCCTCGCGGTCGAGCCCGTGGTCGAGGAGTCGTCGGGCCCCGACCTGCGCAGCGCCGCGACGGTCGTCGCGGGCGGCCGCGGCCTCGGCTCCGCCGAGGGCTTCGCGCTCGTCGGCAGGCTCGCCGACGCCCTCGAGGCAGCCGTCGGCGCCACCCGTGACGCCGTCGACCTCGGCTACGTGCCCGCCTCCCACCAGATCGGGCAGACCGGTGCCGTCGTGTCGCCGCGGCTCTACGTCGCGCTCGGCATCTCCGGTGCCGTCCAGCACCTCTCCGGCATGCAGACCTCGTCCACCATCGTCGCCGTCAACACCGACGAGGACGCCAAGATCTTCGAGATCGCGGACTTCGGCGTCGTCGGCGACGTGTTCGACGTCGTCCCGCAGCTCATCGAGGCCCTCGCCGAGAGGAAGGACGCGTGA